The Misgurnus anguillicaudatus chromosome 15, ASM2758022v2, whole genome shotgun sequence genome has a window encoding:
- the LOC141349721 gene encoding zinc finger BED domain-containing protein 4-like, whose protein sequence is MIATANNLKIRHVICIAHALNLVVKKSLDATPGLEDVRTRARRMVTYFRTSTTAKERLREKQEQMARPVKKLILEVDTRWNSTYLMFQRIYEEREPVGAALATLRTDVAPLTSEEYFAISECMKVLAPFQVATVELSEEKRVSGSKVIPMMKMLRYTINETLKTISNDTAMQLGQNLSRRLADKFSALESTSVLTLATLLDPRFKTFGFHNHIQAQTAIGRLTSECTALIRDTAHQTSSHSAQPDTAQNLESTGQDQLNLWELLDNDASNARRNKSATSDATIEVQRYMTDPPLQRSADPLAYWSTHKAIYPHLYQISKLFLCTPASSVPCERIFSKAGEIV, encoded by the exons ATGATAGCCACTGCCAACAACTTAAAGATTAGGCATGTTATATGCATCGCACATGCCTTGAATTTGGTAGTCAAGAAGTCCCTTGATGCAACTCCTGGTCTGGAAGATGTTAGAACAAGAGCACGGAGGATGGTGACTTACTTTAGGACCAGTACCACAGCAAAAGAGCGGCTCAGAGAGAAACAGGAACAAATGGCACGTCCAGTGAAGAAGCTGATTCTGGAGGTTGATACACGCTGGAACAGTACCTATTTAATGTTTCAGCGTATATATGAAGAGAGAGAACCAGTGGGTGCAGCACTGGCTACACTGAGAACTGATGTGGCTCCTCTGACATCAGAAGAATATTTTGCAATATCTGAGTGCATGAAAGTGCTAGCCCCATTCCAGGTGGCCACCGTTGAACTTTCTGAGGAGAAGAGAGTATCTGGCTCTAAGGTCATTCCCATGATGAAAATGTTGCGATACACAATAAATGAAACCCTCAAAACCATTTCCAATGACACTGCAATGCAGCTGGGACAGAATCTGTCAAGAAGATTAGCAGATAAATTTTCAGCCCTTGAATCAACAAGTGTTTTGACACTAGCTACACTACTAGATCCaagatttaaaacatttggtTTTCATAATCATATACAGGCCCAGACGGCAATTGGACGACTTACATCTGAATGCACAGCATTAATCAGAGACACTGCTCATCAAACATCTAGCCACTCAGCACAGCCAGATACAGCACAGAATCTTGAAAGTACAGGTCAAG ATCAGTTGAACCTTTGGGAACTGCTGGACAATGATGCAAGTAATGCAAGGAGGAACAAAAGTGCAACATCAGATGCAACCATAGAGGTCCAGCGCTACATGACCGATCCCCCACTGCAGCGTTCTGCTGACCCTCTTGCTTATTGGTCCACCCACAAAGCAATATATCCTCATTTATACCAGATTTCTAAACTGTTTTTGTGTACCCCTGCATCATCTGTGCCATGCGAGAGAATATTCTCTAAAGCTGgtgaaatagtttaa